From Glycine max cultivar Williams 82 chromosome 11, Glycine_max_v4.0, whole genome shotgun sequence, the proteins below share one genomic window:
- the LOC100818569 gene encoding probable glucuronoxylan glucuronosyltransferase IRX7: protein MAQQKRPPNSRGYYVKMKLLQKHGRPHHHHHHHQQEKNCFYRYYKWVLWLSLSLYFFTSYLISNNNNHHTKKPSHVSRALIQSNHTTTPQHALNSPESLKKLKVFVYDLPPKYNTDWLTNERCSKHLFASEVAIHRALLTSEVRTFDPYDADFFFVPVYVSCNFSTVNGFPAIGHARSLIASAVNLISSEYPFWNRSRGSDHVFVASHDFGSCFHTLEDVAMADGVPEIVRNSIVLQTFGVVFDHPCQKVEHVVIPPYVSPESVRDTMENFPVDGRRDIWAFFRGKMEVHPKNVSGRFYSKKVRTVIWRKFNGDRRFYLQRHRFAGYQSEIARSVFCLCPLGWAPWSPRLVESVALGCVPVVIADGIRLPFVSAVKWSEISVTVAEKDVGRLAEILERVAATNLSTIQRNLWDPATRRALLFNSQVQVGDATWQVLRALSEKLDRSFRSSRVSRQLDFDT, encoded by the exons ATGGCTCAGCAGAAAAGACCCCCAAATAGCAGGGGCTACTACGTTAAGATGAAACTCCTTCAAAAACATGGCAGACCtcatcatcaccatcaccatcaccaGCAAGAAAAAAACTGCTTCTACAGATACTACAAATGGGTTCTCtggctttctctttctctctatttcTTCACTTCCTACCtcatcagcaacaacaacaaccaccacACCAAAAAACCTTCTCACGTCTCCAGAGCACTCATCCAATCAAACCACACCACAACTCCTCAACATGCTCTTAACTCTCCAG AATCTTTGAAGAAGTTGAAGGTGTTTGTCTACGACCTTCCTCCGAAGTACAACACGGATTGGTTGACGAACGAGAGGTGCAGCAAACATTTGTTTGCGTCGGAGGTTGCAATTCACAGGGCTTTGTTGACCAGCGAGGTTCGCACGTTTGACCCATACGACGCTGACTTTTTCTTCGTCCCCGTTTACGTGTCTTGCAACTTCAGCACCGTGAATGGCTTCCCCGCGATTGGCCACGCGCGCTCCCTCATCGCGTCCGCGGTAAACCTCATCTCCTCGGAGTACCCCTTCTGGAACCGAAGCAGAGGCTCCGACCACGTCTTCGTCGCGTCGCACGATTTCGGCTCGTGTTTCCACACCCTG GAGGACGTGGCGATGGCTGATGGCGTGCCAGAGATTGTGAGGAACTCGATCGTGTTGCAGACGTTTGGCGTTGTGTTCGATCACCCGTGCCAGAAGGTCGAGCACGTAGTGATTCCACCGTACGTTTCGCCGGAAAGTGTAAGGGACACGATGGAGAATTTTCCGGTGGACGGACGGCGAGATATTTGGGCTTTCTTCCGAGGGAAAATGGAAGTCCATCCCAAGAACGTTAGTGGACGATTTTACAGCAA GAAAGTGCGGACGGTGATATGGAGGAAGTTCAACGGTGACCGGAGGTTTTACCTGCAGAGGCATAGGTTTGCCGGTTACCAGTCAGAGATTGCACGTTCGGTGTTTTGTTTATGTCCTCTGGGGTGGGCCCCATGGAGTCCGAGGCTGGTCGAGTCCGTCGCCTTGGGTTGCGTGCCAGTTGTCATAGCGGACGGTATTCGGTTGCCGTTTGTCTCCGCGGTGAAGTGGTCGGAGATATCGGTGACGGTGGCGGAGAAAGACGTGGGGAGGCTGGCTGAGATACTGGAGCGCGTGGCGGCGACAAACCTGAGCACAATTCAAAGGAACCTGTGGGACCCAGCAACGAGGAGGGCCCTACTTTTCAACAGCCAGGTCCAGGTAGGGGATGCCACGTGGCAGGTCCTGAGGGCTTTGAGTGAAAAGCTTGATAGATCCTTCAGAAGCTCGAGGGTTTCACGCCAATTGGATTTTGACACGTAA
- the LOC102665348 gene encoding SHUGOSHIN 2 isoform X1, translating to MSMQREKMAKKSIGSLMRKKLSDITNNTNPNYSQQLDTSLSSDNNSIQQLLKERTALIQLLTERNKIIEATGSELQRLRADVKKLQIQNWNLAQSNTHMLAELNMGRERIKTLQHEILWRAALIKGKTVDVQEKVEIEGEKNPTALSQLQEGDKKAGVPSPKASNDEQHKCMNRRRIRSKSTGSSTASKNTNKDKVKDNRRRLRRHSTTFKTHEHEPLENLFELEDATYLVTQSPTSKTERGKSSASRNEATRCSFERPLRRAVQKVHSYKEIPVNVKMRRLD from the exons ATGAGCATGCAAAGAGAGAAAATGGCAAAGAAATCCATCGGAAGCTTAATGCGAAAGAAGCTTTCTGATATCACCAACAACACTAATCCTAATTACTCTCAACAACTTGACACCTCTCTTTCCTCCGATAACAATTCCATTCAACAACTCCTCAAg GAAAGAACGGCATTGATTCAACTCCTCACAGAAAGAAA TAAGATAATTGAAGCGACTGGCTCGGAGCTGCAGAGGCTGAGAGCTGATGTGAAGAAGCTGCAAATCCAAAACTGGAACCTTGCTCAGTCCAATACCCACATGTTAGCG GAGCTTAACATGGGGAGGGAAAGG ATTAAAACGCTgcagcatgaaattttgtggaGGGCTGCTTTGATTAAAGGAAAGACAGTGGACGTGCAG GAAAAAGTGGAGATTGAGGGCGAAAAGAATCCTACTGCATTATCACAGTTACAG GAAGGAGATAAAAAAGCAGGAGTGCCATCCCCTAAAGCCAGCAATGATGAACAACACAAATGTATGAATAGAAGACGCATAAGGAGTAAAT CTACTGGTTCTTCTACTGCTTCCAAGAATACAAACAAAGACAAGGTTAAAGACAATAG GAGACGTTTGAGGAGACATTCTACTACGTTCAAAACCCATGAACATGAACCTCTAGAGAATTTGTTCGAGTTAGAGGATGCTACATATCTTGTAACTCAATCTCCAACTTCAAAAACTGAAAGAGGAAAAAGCTCTGCTTCAAGGAATGAAGCTACAAGGTGTTCTTTCGAAAGACCCTTGCGAAGAGCAGTTCAGAAGGTTCATTCTTACAAGGAGATTCCCGTAAATGTCAAGATGCGAAGACTAGACTAA
- the LOC100804513 gene encoding uncharacterized protein — protein MTLPLPSTIVFVCKPIVSNTNFELSVMDTNDPLDFEVEDDLLKCPPINNIIKRKKIIGLDDLLKDHYIEQGKLLEKRKKQKKKAKKIESSYDDEDSKEARLTRIVEKCHNQLTAFGEEQEISPWGVKVFGDKKAFPSLESPDVGSCNLFQSFLNNCLNSVVELTADKGDIFLEGLLVNGWLSKLAFLCGHVEKPVAVWAFNTMLYSSKEELHNSSSEFWCAILSSEKEVDQALVKIDWFPEYMDLRRALDSYGFLFKFSSSAEPNNLDSDIEGPPQNIRAWIRFVSACCLIRSKKAIFSTVEAEEIVEIIICLFLDRQFQGLLVLLNDCMEVIVNYFTDQEWCSSCENVAKFIACRVSKDLNCIRTIECISEASSRCKQLRSAVAYQTLLSCFDGVYSGEEILRSLTEINFKDNSCDFYRMYINLVLTENWVLSNSLIEDNPVIYEMFSLYLRHCSTLISATNLRSYASKVRHRASYLLHFSIYK, from the exons ATGACTTTGCCACTCCCCTCAACAATTGTATTTGTGTGCAAACCAATAGTTTCAAATACCAACTTTGAACTCTCTGTGATGGATACGAACGACCCTTTGGATTTTGAGGTTGAAGACGACCTTCTCAAATGCCCTCCaattaacaatattattaaaag GAAGAAAATTATTGGGTTGGATGATCTTCTTAAAGATCATTACATAGAACAGGGCAAGCTTTTAGAGAAGAGGAAAAAGCAGAaaaagaaggcaaagaagattGAAAGTTCCTATGATGATGAAGATAGCAAGGAAGCTAGGTTGACTAGGATTGTTGAGAAATGTCACAATCAG TTGACAGCTTTTGgtgaagaacaagaaatttcacCTTGGGGAGTAAAAGTTTTTGGAGATAAG AAAGCCTTCCCCTCTCTAGAGTCTCCTGATGTTGGAAGTTGTAACCTTTTTCAGTCCTTTTTGAACAACTGTCTAAATTCAGTGGTTGAATTGACTGCGGACAAAG GAGATATTTTTCTTGAAGGGTTACTAGTCAATGGTTGGCTTTCAAAATTAGCTTTTCTGTGTGGTCATGTAGAAAAGCCAGTAGCCGTTTGGGCCTTCAACACAA TGTTATATTCATCAAAAGAAGAGCTCCACAATTCTTCCAGCGAATTTTGGTGTGCAATTCTCTCTTCTGAAAAGGAG GTTGATCAAGCACTGGTCAAAATTGATTGGTTTCCTGAATATATGGATTTAAGAAGAGCTCTTGACAGTTATGGGTTTCTCTTTAAATTTTCATCCAGTGCCGAGCCTAATAATTTAG ATTCTGACATTGAAGGACCTCCTCAAAACATTAGAGCTTGGATCAGATTTGTCTCTGCTTGTTGTCTGATAAG GAGTAAAAAGGCTATCTTCTCCACTGTAGAAGCTGAAGAGAtagttgaaattattatttgtctGTTCCTAGATCGCCAATTTCAGGGTTTGTTGGTGCTTTTGAATGACTGCATGGAAGTGATTGTCAATTACTTTACAGACCAGGAATGGTGCTCAAGTTGTGAGAACGTAGCAAAATTCATTGCTTGCAG AGTCTCAAAGGATTTGAATTGCATCCGGACTATTGAATGTATTTCAGAAGCTAGCTCTCGTTGCAAGCAACTTAGGAGTGCTGTTGCATATCAAACACTGCTTTCTTGTTTTGATGGA GTCTACAGTGGAGAAGAGATCCTCAGATCACTTACagaaattaatttcaaagacaACAGTTGTGATTTCTACAGGATGTATATTAACTTAGTTTTGACCGAGAATTGGGTTTTGTCCAACTCATTAATTGAAGACAATCCTGTAATCTATGAGATGTTCTCTCTTTATCTTCGACATTGTTCTACCTTGATTTCAGCCACAAACCTACGATCATATGCATCAAAG GTTCGTCATAGGGCTTCATATCTTCTGCACTTCTCCATCTACAAATAG
- the LOC102665348 gene encoding shugoshin-1 isoform X2, with translation MYLKIIEATGSELQRLRADVKKLQIQNWNLAQSNTHMLAELNMGRERIKTLQHEILWRAALIKGKTVDVQEKVEIEGEKNPTALSQLQEGDKKAGVPSPKASNDEQHKCMNRRRIRSKSTGSSTASKNTNKDKVKDNRRRLRRHSTTFKTHEHEPLENLFELEDATYLVTQSPTSKTERGKSSASRNEATRCSFERPLRRAVQKVHSYKEIPVNVKMRRLD, from the exons ATGTACCT TAAGATAATTGAAGCGACTGGCTCGGAGCTGCAGAGGCTGAGAGCTGATGTGAAGAAGCTGCAAATCCAAAACTGGAACCTTGCTCAGTCCAATACCCACATGTTAGCG GAGCTTAACATGGGGAGGGAAAGG ATTAAAACGCTgcagcatgaaattttgtggaGGGCTGCTTTGATTAAAGGAAAGACAGTGGACGTGCAG GAAAAAGTGGAGATTGAGGGCGAAAAGAATCCTACTGCATTATCACAGTTACAG GAAGGAGATAAAAAAGCAGGAGTGCCATCCCCTAAAGCCAGCAATGATGAACAACACAAATGTATGAATAGAAGACGCATAAGGAGTAAAT CTACTGGTTCTTCTACTGCTTCCAAGAATACAAACAAAGACAAGGTTAAAGACAATAG GAGACGTTTGAGGAGACATTCTACTACGTTCAAAACCCATGAACATGAACCTCTAGAGAATTTGTTCGAGTTAGAGGATGCTACATATCTTGTAACTCAATCTCCAACTTCAAAAACTGAAAGAGGAAAAAGCTCTGCTTCAAGGAATGAAGCTACAAGGTGTTCTTTCGAAAGACCCTTGCGAAGAGCAGTTCAGAAGGTTCATTCTTACAAGGAGATTCCCGTAAATGTCAAGATGCGAAGACTAGACTAA